From a region of the Acidimicrobiales bacterium genome:
- a CDS encoding class I SAM-dependent methyltransferase produces MSFQEIYASGAEGYQALVGAEDADGNLPSALGELIAPGTSTVEIGAGTGRVTRILSSLAIPVVATEPSAAMQKVATQLGLGPTTALCRAEAAALPFSDGSFECAVAGWVFGHYVEWQPDGWRHEIGRFLAECERVTNGGRVIVVETLGTGHELPSPPAPLVDYYRFLEQDHGFERQWIRTDYSFATIDEAATVCGNFFGAEFEQTVRAKQWSRVPECTGIWSRPGSSAD; encoded by the coding sequence GTGAGCTTCCAAGAGATCTATGCGTCGGGCGCCGAGGGCTATCAGGCCCTGGTCGGGGCCGAGGACGCCGATGGCAACCTGCCGAGCGCTCTCGGCGAGCTCATCGCCCCAGGCACCAGCACCGTCGAGATCGGGGCGGGCACCGGCCGAGTAACCCGCATCCTGTCTTCGCTCGCCATACCCGTGGTGGCGACCGAACCCTCGGCGGCGATGCAGAAGGTCGCCACCCAACTGGGTCTGGGCCCGACCACGGCCCTGTGCAGGGCCGAGGCGGCGGCCTTGCCCTTCTCCGACGGCAGCTTCGAGTGCGCCGTCGCAGGCTGGGTGTTCGGTCACTACGTCGAGTGGCAGCCCGACGGTTGGCGTCACGAGATCGGGCGGTTCCTGGCCGAGTGCGAGCGCGTCACCAACGGCGGTCGGGTCATAGTCGTCGAGACCCTGGGCACCGGCCACGAGCTTCCCTCGCCGCCGGCGCCACTGGTCGACTACTACCGCTTTCTCGAGCAAGACCACGGCTTTGAGCGCCAGTGGATCCGCACCGACTACTCGTTCGCCACCATCGACGAAGCAGCGACCGTGTGCGGAAACTTCTTCGGCGCCGAGTTCGAACAAACCGTTCGCGCCAAACAATGGAGCCGGGTGCCCGAGTGCACCGGCATCTGGTCTCGCCCGGGTTCTTCCGCCGACTGA
- a CDS encoding alpha/beta hydrolase — protein sequence MTHYELFQVPVEGGSLVAGRWGAGPTVVVASHGITANHRSWQTVGELLDERSGGQLSLVALDHRGRAGSAATPGTYGLAQHADDAVALLDHMGVETAVFTGHSMGGFVVANAAERHPDRVERLVLIDGGLPFAMDLPGGLTPDALDDDAIEVIVQSVIGPALDRLNQRWPDEEAYVDFFRSHPAFQPPNEWTTAVEAYVRYDAVLTDEGDIRSSVAKAAVLVDGAAAIVDPTSAAAIERIDVPATLLWAPRGLLDQTPGLYSAQQVAQACDELAHLQARLVDDVNHYTIAVADGGAAAIVGELLSRA from the coding sequence ATGACGCACTACGAACTGTTCCAGGTGCCTGTCGAGGGCGGATCGCTGGTGGCGGGGCGGTGGGGTGCCGGGCCCACGGTGGTCGTGGCATCACACGGCATCACGGCCAACCACCGATCGTGGCAAACGGTCGGTGAGCTGTTGGACGAACGCAGCGGGGGACAGCTGAGCCTCGTCGCCCTCGACCACCGGGGGCGGGCGGGCAGTGCTGCAACTCCTGGTACCTACGGGCTGGCGCAGCACGCCGACGACGCCGTCGCACTGCTGGATCACATGGGTGTCGAGACTGCGGTGTTCACCGGGCACTCGATGGGCGGGTTCGTGGTTGCCAACGCCGCCGAGAGGCACCCCGATCGGGTCGAGCGCCTGGTCCTGATCGACGGTGGCCTGCCTTTCGCGATGGATCTGCCCGGTGGCCTCACACCCGACGCCCTCGACGACGACGCCATCGAGGTCATCGTGCAGTCGGTGATCGGCCCTGCTCTCGATCGCCTGAACCAGCGGTGGCCGGACGAGGAGGCATATGTCGACTTCTTCCGTTCTCACCCCGCGTTCCAGCCACCGAACGAATGGACCACGGCGGTCGAGGCCTATGTCAGGTACGACGCGGTGCTGACCGACGAGGGCGACATCAGGTCGAGCGTCGCCAAGGCCGCGGTGCTGGTCGACGGAGCGGCCGCAATCGTCGACCCCACATCGGCGGCGGCAATCGAGCGCATCGACGTTCCAGCGACACTGCTGTGGGCTCCGCGCGGTCTGCTCGACCAGACGCCAGGCCTCTATAGCGCCCAGCAGGTCGCACAGGCGTGCGACGAGCTGGCCCACCTGCAGGCCAGGCTCGTCGACGATGTCAACCACTACACCATCGCGGTGGCCGACGGCGGCGCCGCGGCGATTGTGGGAGAGCTGCTCTCGAGGGCGTAG
- a CDS encoding Zn-ribbon domain-containing OB-fold protein — MPGQTDLPTPTPNTNLDDQRFWDALAEDRLELPRCNSCETVVWYPRPFCPECASTDVEWFEASGQGTVYSYAVTHKAPGNWGAHAPYVIAYVELAEGPRVMTNIVDVDPAQIEVGMAVRAVFHAGKDGGAVLRFTAA; from the coding sequence ATGCCAGGCCAAACCGATCTACCCACGCCAACACCCAACACGAACCTCGACGATCAGCGCTTCTGGGACGCCCTTGCCGAAGACCGCCTCGAGCTGCCGCGGTGCAACTCGTGCGAAACGGTGGTTTGGTATCCCCGACCCTTCTGCCCCGAGTGTGCAAGCACCGACGTCGAGTGGTTCGAGGCCTCGGGTCAGGGCACGGTTTACAGCTATGCGGTCACCCACAAGGCGCCCGGAAACTGGGGCGCCCACGCTCCGTACGTCATCGCCTATGTCGAACTGGCCGAGGGCCCCAGGGTCATGACCAACATCGTCGATGTCGACCCCGCCCAGATCGAGGTCGGAATGGCGGTCAGGGCCGTGTTCCACGCCGGCAAAGACGGTGGCGCCGTGCTGCGCTTCACGGCAGCCTGA
- a CDS encoding aldehyde dehydrogenase family protein has translation MTTDQMLDSRKFYINGEWVDPKVPNDHEVINPSTEEACAVISFGSEDDTNAAVAAAKAAFWGWAETPREERVEKLKTLLGIYKERREEMAHAISLEMGAPIKLAGSAQVGAGMMHIMDAINQVENFHFDQPLGDHAPNDRILYEPVGVCAMITPWNWPMNQVTLKVAFALGAGCTMVLKPSEEAPLSSMLFAEMIDAAGFPAGVFNLVNGDGLGVGTQLSGHPDVDMVSFTGSTRAGTAITKNAADTVKRVALELGGKGANIIFDDADEMAVVRGTAHCFNNSGQSCNAPTRMLVQRGKYDEAVAAAKATAEQTAVDMADKEGRHIGPVVNEIQWNKIQGLIQKGIDEGATLVAGGTGRPEGLDKGYFVRPTVFADVTPDMTIAKEEIFGPVLSIMPFETEEEALSIANDTSYGLTNYVQTGDNERARRLARRLRSGMVEMNGQGRGMGAPFGGYGQSGNGREGGVWGLEEFLEVKSVSGWVD, from the coding sequence ATGACCACCGATCAAATGCTCGATAGTCGCAAGTTCTACATCAACGGCGAATGGGTCGACCCGAAGGTCCCCAACGATCACGAGGTCATCAACCCCTCTACCGAAGAGGCCTGTGCTGTCATCTCGTTCGGATCCGAGGACGACACAAACGCCGCTGTCGCCGCGGCCAAGGCCGCCTTCTGGGGCTGGGCCGAGACGCCCAGGGAAGAGCGGGTCGAGAAGCTCAAGACCCTGCTGGGCATCTACAAGGAACGGCGTGAAGAGATGGCCCACGCCATCTCCCTCGAGATGGGCGCCCCCATCAAGCTCGCAGGTTCGGCCCAGGTCGGCGCCGGCATGATGCACATCATGGACGCCATCAACCAGGTCGAGAACTTCCACTTCGACCAGCCGCTCGGCGACCATGCGCCAAACGACCGCATCCTCTATGAGCCCGTGGGTGTGTGCGCCATGATCACCCCCTGGAACTGGCCGATGAACCAGGTCACTCTCAAGGTCGCATTCGCTCTCGGTGCCGGCTGCACCATGGTGTTGAAGCCCTCCGAGGAGGCTCCGCTGTCGTCGATGCTGTTCGCCGAGATGATCGACGCGGCCGGCTTCCCCGCCGGTGTGTTCAACCTGGTCAACGGTGACGGTCTGGGTGTTGGCACCCAGCTCTCGGGTCACCCCGACGTCGACATGGTGTCGTTCACCGGCTCGACACGTGCCGGCACCGCCATCACAAAGAACGCGGCCGACACCGTCAAGCGGGTTGCTCTCGAGCTGGGTGGCAAGGGCGCCAACATCATCTTCGACGACGCCGACGAGATGGCCGTTGTCCGCGGCACTGCGCACTGCTTCAACAACTCGGGCCAGTCGTGCAACGCACCCACCCGCATGCTGGTGCAGCGCGGCAAGTACGACGAGGCCGTCGCTGCGGCCAAGGCCACTGCCGAGCAGACCGCGGTCGACATGGCAGACAAGGAAGGCCGTCACATCGGCCCTGTGGTCAACGAGATCCAGTGGAACAAGATCCAGGGCCTGATCCAGAAGGGCATCGACGAGGGCGCCACCCTGGTCGCCGGCGGAACCGGCCGCCCCGAAGGCCTCGACAAGGGCTACTTCGTGCGGCCGACGGTGTTCGCCGACGTTACGCCCGACATGACCATCGCCAAGGAAGAGATCTTCGGCCCGGTCCTGTCGATCATGCCTTTCGAGACCGAGGAAGAAGCCCTGTCGATCGCCAACGACACCAGCTATGGCCTCACCAACTATGTCCAGACCGGCGACAACGAGCGGGCTCGTCGGCTTGCTCGTCGCCTGCGTTCGGGCATGGTCGAGATGAACGGCCAGGGTCGCGGGATGGGTGCACCATTCGGCGGCTACGGCCAGTCGGGCAACGGTCGTGAGGGCGGCGTTTGGGGTCTCGAGGAATTCCTCGAGGTCAAGTCGGTCTCCGGCTGGGTCGACTGA
- a CDS encoding NAD(P)/FAD-dependent oxidoreductase yields the protein MSATTGVEHFDVLIVGGGISGVGGAYHLTQERPDTSFVVLENQDGFGGTWRTHKYPGIRSDSDLYTFGYEFKPWTGPPIATAEEILTYMGEVIEENDLAKYIRYSHEVTNAQWSSQDKRWTISAHRTDTDEDVTFTCGFLWMCQGYYNHKQPYTPEWPGMDAYQGQIIHPQLWPRDLDYTGKKVICIGSGATAATIIPAMAPDVDHITMVQRSPTYFAVGRNVDDLADQLRQLDIDETWIHEIVRRKRLFDGKMIAEMAREHPDMVKEELFNGIREIMGEDFDFEPHFSPQYRVWRQRLAFVPDGDLFHAIKSGKASAVTGEIETFTETGLKMTDGTTVDADIIITATGFNMNVLGDVEFDIDGAPLDWPSRIGYHGTMFTGIPNMAWVFGYFRASWTLRADMIGHFVCRLLDHMDAKGASVVVPQLREEDEGMPRLPWVDPEDFNPGYINRSMHLLPKQGDRDPWRHTQDYWSERKVFPEIDLDDGLQYS from the coding sequence ATGTCTGCAACAACCGGCGTCGAGCACTTCGACGTCCTCATTGTCGGAGGCGGCATCTCGGGAGTGGGTGGTGCGTACCACCTCACCCAGGAGCGCCCCGACACTTCGTTCGTCGTGCTCGAGAACCAGGATGGCTTCGGAGGCACCTGGCGTACTCACAAGTACCCGGGAATCCGCTCCGACAGCGATCTGTACACCTTCGGTTACGAGTTCAAGCCATGGACGGGTCCGCCAATCGCAACCGCCGAGGAGATCCTCACCTACATGGGTGAGGTGATCGAAGAGAACGACCTGGCCAAGTACATCCGGTACAGCCACGAGGTCACCAACGCCCAGTGGTCGAGCCAGGACAAGCGTTGGACGATCAGCGCCCATCGCACCGACACCGACGAGGATGTCACGTTCACCTGCGGGTTCCTGTGGATGTGTCAGGGCTACTACAACCACAAGCAGCCCTACACCCCCGAGTGGCCCGGCATGGACGCCTACCAGGGCCAGATCATCCACCCCCAGCTATGGCCCCGCGACCTCGACTACACCGGCAAGAAGGTGATCTGCATTGGGTCGGGTGCGACGGCGGCCACCATCATCCCGGCGATGGCCCCAGACGTCGATCACATCACCATGGTGCAGCGTTCGCCCACCTACTTTGCCGTGGGTCGCAACGTCGACGACCTGGCCGACCAGCTCCGCCAGCTCGACATCGACGAAACGTGGATCCACGAGATCGTCCGCCGCAAGCGGCTGTTCGACGGCAAGATGATCGCCGAGATGGCTCGGGAGCACCCCGACATGGTCAAAGAGGAGCTGTTCAACGGCATCCGCGAGATCATGGGCGAAGACTTCGACTTCGAGCCGCACTTCTCACCGCAGTACCGGGTGTGGCGTCAGCGCCTTGCGTTCGTTCCAGACGGCGACCTGTTCCACGCCATCAAGAGCGGCAAGGCGTCGGCGGTGACCGGCGAGATCGAGACCTTCACCGAGACCGGTCTGAAGATGACCGACGGCACCACCGTCGATGCCGACATCATCATCACCGCCACCGGATTCAACATGAACGTGTTGGGCGACGTCGAGTTCGACATCGACGGTGCGCCGCTCGATTGGCCGAGCCGCATCGGATATCACGGCACCATGTTCACCGGCATTCCCAACATGGCATGGGTCTTCGGCTACTTCCGCGCCTCGTGGACATTGCGGGCAGACATGATCGGTCACTTCGTTTGCCGTTTGCTCGACCACATGGATGCCAAGGGTGCGTCGGTGGTGGTGCCGCAGCTTCGCGAAGAAGACGAGGGCATGCCCCGCCTGCCGTGGGTCGACCCCGAGGACTTCAACCCCGGATACATCAACCGGTCGATGCACCTGCTGCCAAAGCAGGGCGACCGTGATCCGTGGCGCCACACCCAGGACTACTGGAGCGAGCGCAAGGTGTTCCCCGAGATCGACCTCGACGACGGCCTGCAGTACAGCTAG
- a CDS encoding acetyl-CoA C-acyltransferase — MREAVIVSYARTGLAKAGRGGFNITPAMSMAAHAIKHAVAKAGVEPEAVEDVALGNGAHGAGNLGRLASLLAGLPVTTGGNTIQRHCSSGLNSIAIAANHIKNDGVDVAVGAGVESISIPSPGFGGSVNMDPALTEMYPAIYMAMIETADIVAERYGVSREYQDEYSFESQMRMARAQENDLFADEIVPMETKMRLVNRETGEESIVDYVVERDECNRPSTTLEGLSQLQPVRGEGNYITAGNASQLSDGAAAVVLMSDEEASRRGLEPMGAFKGFAIAGCEPDEMGIGPIYAVPRLLARHGLTVDDIDIWELNEAFASQCLYSRDQLGIDPEKYNVNGGSIAIGHPFGMTGTRCTGHLLQEGKRRGAKWGVVTMCIGGGQGAAGLFEIY; from the coding sequence ATGCGTGAAGCCGTAATCGTCTCCTATGCCCGCACCGGTCTGGCCAAAGCCGGCCGAGGCGGATTCAACATCACCCCCGCTATGTCGATGGCAGCACACGCCATCAAGCACGCGGTGGCCAAGGCCGGCGTCGAGCCAGAAGCCGTCGAGGACGTTGCCCTGGGCAACGGCGCTCACGGTGCCGGCAACCTCGGCCGCCTCGCCAGCTTGTTGGCCGGCCTGCCCGTCACCACGGGCGGCAACACCATCCAGCGTCACTGCTCGTCTGGCCTCAACTCCATCGCCATCGCCGCCAACCACATCAAGAACGACGGTGTCGATGTTGCGGTCGGCGCAGGTGTCGAGTCGATCTCGATTCCCAGCCCGGGTTTCGGCGGCAGCGTCAACATGGATCCGGCCCTCACCGAGATGTACCCCGCCATCTACATGGCCATGATCGAGACCGCCGACATCGTCGCCGAGCGCTACGGCGTTTCGCGCGAATACCAGGACGAGTACTCGTTCGAGTCGCAGATGCGCATGGCCAGGGCCCAGGAGAACGACCTGTTCGCCGACGAGATCGTGCCCATGGAAACCAAGATGCGCCTCGTCAACCGCGAGACCGGCGAAGAGTCGATCGTCGACTACGTCGTCGAGCGCGACGAGTGCAACCGCCCGTCGACCACCCTCGAGGGCCTGTCGCAGCTGCAGCCGGTTCGTGGTGAGGGCAACTACATCACCGCAGGCAACGCCAGCCAGCTCTCCGACGGCGCTGCCGCCGTGGTGTTGATGTCAGACGAGGAGGCCTCTCGCCGTGGGCTCGAGCCCATGGGCGCCTTCAAGGGCTTCGCCATCGCCGGCTGCGAACCCGACGAGATGGGCATTGGCCCGATCTACGCGGTGCCACGGCTGCTGGCTCGCCACGGCCTGACGGTCGACGACATCGACATCTGGGAGCTCAACGAGGCGTTTGCGTCGCAGTGCCTCTACAGCCGTGACCAGCTGGGCATCGACCCCGAGAAGTACAACGTCAACGGCGGCTCCATCGCCATCGGTCACCCATTTGGCATGACCGGCACCCGCTGCACCGGACACCTCCTGCAAGAGGGCAAGCGTCGGGGCGCCAAGTGGGGCGTCGTCACCATGTGCATCGGTGGCGGCCAGGGCGCTGCCGGGCTGTTCGAGATCTACTAG
- a CDS encoding YceI family protein — MQTLTEALDRFAGKKLVAETMHSEVGFTVRHLGLSKVRGRFNRFDATVAVGDDLSTTTIEANVELASVDTNNEDRDNHLRSTDFFGVEANPLMTFRSTSIEAERIVGDLTINGTTRSVEFDFEFHGVATDAYEMTRAGFSASGQITRSQFGIDFNAPLGMDGMLIGDKVNIELEIQLVEAP; from the coding sequence ATGCAGACCCTCACAGAAGCCCTCGATCGTTTCGCCGGCAAGAAGCTCGTCGCCGAGACGATGCACTCCGAGGTCGGGTTCACAGTTCGGCATCTGGGCCTGTCCAAGGTCCGCGGCCGTTTCAACCGCTTCGACGCCACGGTCGCGGTCGGCGACGACCTGAGCACAACCACCATCGAGGCCAACGTCGAGCTGGCCTCGGTCGACACCAACAACGAAGACCGCGACAACCACCTGCGCAGCACCGACTTCTTCGGGGTCGAGGCGAACCCGCTCATGACCTTCCGTTCGACTTCGATAGAAGCCGAGCGCATCGTCGGAGACCTCACCATCAACGGCACGACACGTTCGGTCGAGTTCGACTTCGAGTTCCATGGCGTGGCGACCGACGCCTACGAGATGACCCGGGCCGGCTTCAGTGCATCGGGTCAGATCACCCGCTCGCAGTTCGGCATCGACTTCAATGCGCCCCTGGGAATGGACGGCATGTTGATCGGAGACAAGGTGAACATCGAGCTCGAGATACAGCTGGTCGAGGCGCCATGA
- a CDS encoding 5-(carboxyamino)imidazole ribonucleotide synthase yields the protein MTDRLPVGSTIGILGGGQLGRMLSVAASRLGFTTVIFDPAADCPAAHVSHLHIQAAYGDAQALRQFADLASVVTFEFENIPTSALDLLEGLRPVRPGRNALGVSQDRLTEKRFLADLGLPTAPFAQVDTPDQLRSAMSRLGTPAILKTRRFGYDGKGQVLLTDQRQAAEALAAIDHAPAILEGFVEFSHEVSVIAARSVDGAFACFDPGQNVHRDGILATTTVPAHLTAEQTAQAVETARHILDRLDYVGVMGVELFVTSEHMVVNEIAPRVHNSGHWTQQGCTVDQFEQHIRAIAGWPLGSTTRYADVVMENLIGHDIDRTAAIAAEPNAALHLYGKSGVKPGRKMGHVNRVVSPGG from the coding sequence ATGACTGACCGCCTGCCCGTCGGCAGCACCATCGGCATCCTCGGTGGCGGCCAGCTGGGGCGCATGCTGTCTGTCGCCGCATCGCGGCTGGGTTTCACAACGGTCATATTCGACCCGGCTGCCGACTGCCCGGCCGCTCACGTGTCGCACCTTCACATCCAGGCTGCCTACGGCGACGCTCAGGCGCTTCGGCAGTTCGCAGATCTGGCCAGTGTGGTCACCTTCGAGTTCGAGAACATCCCGACCTCGGCGCTCGATCTGCTCGAAGGCTTGCGCCCGGTTCGCCCGGGCCGCAACGCGCTTGGCGTCAGCCAAGACCGCCTGACCGAGAAGCGATTCTTGGCCGATCTGGGCCTGCCGACCGCACCCTTCGCCCAGGTGGACACACCCGACCAGCTGCGCTCGGCCATGTCCCGCCTGGGCACACCGGCGATCCTGAAGACCCGGCGCTTCGGCTACGACGGCAAGGGTCAGGTGTTGTTGACCGACCAGCGGCAGGCCGCCGAGGCTTTGGCCGCCATCGACCATGCGCCCGCGATTCTCGAGGGCTTCGTCGAGTTCTCCCACGAGGTATCGGTCATCGCTGCGCGCAGCGTCGATGGCGCCTTCGCTTGTTTCGACCCGGGGCAGAACGTGCACCGCGACGGCATCCTGGCCACCACCACCGTGCCAGCCCACCTCACCGCCGAACAGACCGCCCAAGCCGTCGAAACCGCCCGCCATATCCTCGACCGCCTCGACTACGTGGGCGTCATGGGTGTCGAACTGTTCGTCACCAGCGAACACATGGTGGTCAACGAGATCGCACCCCGGGTGCACAACTCTGGGCACTGGACCCAGCAGGGCTGCACGGTCGACCAGTTCGAGCAGCACATCCGAGCCATCGCCGGCTGGCCCCTGGGCTCGACGACCCGCTACGCCGACGTGGTCATGGAGAACCTGATCGGCCACGACATCGATCGCACCGCCGCGATCGCGGCCGAGCCCAATGCAGCGTTGCACCTGTACGGCAAGTCAGGGGTCAAGCCCGGCCGCAAGATGGGACATGTCAACCGGGTGGTCTCGCCGGGCGGGTGA
- a CDS encoding thiolase domain-containing protein, which translates to MSIKNAAHIAGVYEHPGRHLPDHTVPRIHFEVAAGALADAGLTFADVDGYFCAGDAPGFGGLSMAEYMGLRLRYTDSTETGGSSYLVHVQHAAEAIAAGHCSVALITLAGKPRTGGAQPGGSARTTAPENSFESIFGLNVINGYAMAARRHMFEFGTTSEQLAQIKVAASLHAQHNPNAFLPQAVTVEEVLDSPMVADPLHRLDSCVITDGGGALVVVSPEIAATLDRHTIPVLGSGVAVKQTRGRIDLTHTGAVVSGPAAFAEAGVSHDDIDYVSIYDSFTITVLQTIEDLGFCEKGQGGRFVMDGALQAPHGRLPFNTDGGGLCNNHPSNRGGMTKVVEAVRQLRGEAHAAVQVPDCEIALAHGTGGSLATRMGSATLILGRGD; encoded by the coding sequence ATGAGCATCAAGAACGCGGCCCACATAGCCGGGGTCTACGAACACCCGGGCAGGCATCTGCCCGACCACACCGTGCCCAGAATCCACTTCGAGGTCGCTGCGGGCGCTTTGGCCGACGCCGGTCTGACCTTCGCAGATGTCGATGGGTACTTCTGCGCCGGCGACGCCCCCGGATTCGGCGGGCTCAGCATGGCCGAGTACATGGGCCTTCGGCTGCGCTACACCGACTCGACCGAGACGGGCGGCTCGTCGTACCTGGTGCACGTTCAGCACGCCGCCGAGGCCATCGCCGCCGGGCACTGCTCGGTGGCCCTGATAACCCTGGCGGGCAAGCCACGCACCGGCGGCGCCCAGCCGGGCGGCAGCGCCCGCACCACTGCGCCCGAGAACTCCTTCGAGAGCATCTTCGGGCTCAACGTCATCAACGGCTACGCCATGGCCGCCCGTCGGCACATGTTCGAATTCGGAACCACCTCCGAACAACTGGCCCAGATAAAGGTCGCCGCGTCGCTGCACGCTCAGCACAACCCCAACGCCTTCCTGCCCCAAGCGGTGACGGTCGAAGAGGTTCTCGACAGCCCCATGGTGGCCGACCCCCTGCATCGGCTCGACAGCTGCGTCATCACCGACGGTGGCGGCGCCCTGGTGGTGGTGAGTCCCGAGATCGCCGCCACCCTCGATCGCCACACCATCCCGGTGCTGGGCTCCGGGGTTGCAGTCAAGCAGACCCGCGGCCGGATCGACCTCACCCACACCGGCGCCGTCGTGTCGGGCCCGGCAGCCTTCGCCGAGGCAGGCGTGTCGCACGACGACATCGACTATGTGTCGATCTACGACAGCTTCACGATCACCGTCCTGCAGACCATCGAAGACCTGGGCTTCTGCGAGAAGGGTCAGGGGGGCCGCTTCGTGATGGATGGTGCCCTCCAGGCACCCCACGGGCGCCTGCCCTTCAACACCGACGGCGGGGGGTTGTGCAACAACCACCCGTCCAATCGTGGCGGCATGACCAAGGTCGTCGAGGCCGTCCGTCAGCTTCGCGGCGAGGCCCATGCCGCTGTTCAAGTTCCAGACTGCGAAATCGCACTGGCCCACGGCACGGGCGGCAGCCTGGCCACCCGAATGGGCTCGGCGACACTGATCCTCGGAAGGGGCGACTGA
- a CDS encoding pirin family protein, with amino-acid sequence MSSIDIRRAADRFTTRLSWLESHHSFSFGHHHDPTNVGHGLLLVFNDDRVAPGGGFGQHGHRDMEIVTWVLEGALEHRDSTGTHGIIRPGEAQRMSAGSGILHSEMNASQSEPVHFLQMWVPPDQRDLEPGYEQRAVSVKPGAGLVAVASGRGHDGAVIINQPHAVMWAAEMEAGEAVVLPDSQHVHAFVARGRVALSGHELAAGDAARLTAAGALPATALEPTHLVVWETAAD; translated from the coding sequence ATGAGCAGCATCGACATCAGGAGGGCCGCCGATCGGTTCACCACCCGGCTGAGCTGGCTGGAAAGCCATCACAGCTTCAGTTTCGGCCACCATCACGATCCGACCAATGTCGGCCATGGCCTGCTGCTGGTATTCAACGACGACCGGGTTGCACCAGGTGGCGGCTTCGGCCAACACGGCCACCGCGACATGGAGATAGTGACCTGGGTGCTAGAGGGAGCCCTCGAACACCGTGACTCGACCGGAACCCACGGCATCATCCGTCCGGGCGAGGCTCAACGAATGAGCGCCGGGTCTGGCATCTTGCACTCGGAGATGAACGCAAGTCAGTCCGAGCCGGTGCACTTCCTCCAGATGTGGGTGCCGCCAGACCAGCGCGACCTGGAACCCGGGTACGAGCAGCGCGCCGTGTCGGTGAAGCCAGGAGCCGGCCTGGTGGCCGTTGCTTCAGGCCGTGGACACGACGGGGCCGTCATCATCAATCAGCCCCATGCAGTGATGTGGGCCGCCGAGATGGAAGCCGGCGAGGCCGTTGTGCTGCCCGACAGCCAGCACGTCCACGCCTTTGTTGCCCGCGGCCGCGTGGCCTTGTCAGGCCACGAGTTGGCCGCAGGCGATGCGGCCAGGCTCACCGCCGCCGGCGCGTTGCCGGCGACGGCGCTAGAGCCCACGCATCTGGTCGTCTGGGAAACTGCGGCCGACTAG
- a CDS encoding MarR family transcriptional regulator: MDEPRWLDAEEMQIWRGFLAASARVHQSVDEQLKRDSGMGLDDYEVLVHLSEAPEQRLRMTDLSDLLLHSQSRLSQRVDRLAKRGLVERQKCPEDRRGTYAALTQQGREALEQAARGHVAEVRRSMIDWIAPRERAVVASVFERLASETG; this comes from the coding sequence ATGGACGAACCGCGCTGGCTCGACGCCGAGGAAATGCAGATCTGGAGAGGCTTCCTGGCCGCCAGCGCGCGCGTGCACCAATCGGTGGACGAGCAGCTCAAGCGCGACTCCGGGATGGGTCTCGACGACTACGAGGTGCTGGTGCACCTGTCGGAAGCTCCCGAACAAAGGCTCAGGATGACCGACCTGTCAGACCTCTTGTTGCACTCGCAGAGCCGGCTTTCGCAGCGAGTCGACCGGCTTGCCAAGCGCGGTCTGGTAGAGCGTCAGAAGTGTCCTGAAGACCGCCGGGGAACCTATGCGGCGCTTACCCAACAGGGGCGCGAGGCGCTGGAGCAGGCGGCCCGTGGCCACGTTGCAGAGGTCAGGCGCAGCATGATCGACTGGATCGCGCCGCGCGAGAGAGCCGTAGTGGCCAGCGTGTTCGAGCGTCTGGCCTCAGAGACCGGGTAG
- the purE gene encoding 5-(carboxyamino)imidazole ribonucleotide mutase: protein MSDVKVGIIMGSQSDWPTMREAAAVLDELQVGYETKIVSAHRTPDRLWNYGTTAAERGLQVIIAGAGGAAHLPGMMASKTRIPVVGVPVQTRALSGLDSLYSIVQMPRGFPVATMAIGAAGAANAGLMAAAILANHDDSLAQRLDAWRAALSASIPDEPTDD, encoded by the coding sequence ATGAGCGACGTCAAGGTAGGCATCATCATGGGCAGCCAGTCCGACTGGCCCACCATGCGTGAGGCCGCCGCGGTGCTAGACGAACTCCAGGTGGGCTACGAGACGAAGATCGTGTCGGCCCATCGAACCCCCGATCGGCTCTGGAACTACGGCACCACCGCTGCAGAACGGGGCTTGCAGGTCATCATCGCCGGGGCCGGGGGCGCGGCACACCTTCCGGGCATGATGGCCTCCAAGACCCGCATTCCCGTCGTAGGGGTGCCGGTTCAGACCCGGGCGTTGTCCGGCCTCGACAGCCTCTACTCGATCGTGCAGATGCCGCGAGGGTTTCCCGTGGCCACCATGGCCATCGGCGCTGCCGGCGCTGCCAACGCCGGCCTGATGGCTGCCGCGATCCTGGCAAACCACGACGACTCCTTGGCCCAGCGGCTCGACGCATGGCGTGCCGCGTTGTCGGCATCCATCCCAGACGAACCAACCGATGACTGA